TGTCGGACGCGCTGTCTTCGCCCGACGCGGATACGAGGGGGCTTCCGTCGAGGAAATCGCCGAGATGGCGAAGGTGTCCAAGCCTGTCATCTACGAGCATTTCGGCGGCAAGGAGGGCCTGTACGCCGTCATCGTGGACCGAGAGATGGAGTACGTGGTCCGGCGCATCTCCGAGGCCATCGCGCAGGGCAGTGCCCGTGAACGCGTCGAACAGGGAACCCTCGCGTTCCTGACGTATGTGAAGGATCACCCCGACGGCTTCGCCGTCCTCGCGCATGACACACCCATTACCTCTGCTCGCGGTGGGATGTCGTCACTGCTCAACGAGCTGGCCGAGCGCGTCGGCCATATCTTCCTCACCTCGTTCAAGGCCGCGGGCTATGAGCCCAAGGTGGCGCCCATCTACGCACACGCCCTGGTCGGCATGGTCACCTTCGTCGGCCAGTGGTGGAGGGGCGTGCGCAAGCCACCCGTCGAGGAGGTTGCCGCGCATATCTCATCCCTCGTCTGGAAGGGTCTGCGCCACCTTCCCAAACGTCCGGAGATCGTCTCGAAGCAGCGGAAATGACGCCCGGTCCGACGCGCCATGGATTTGCCATCAAACATCAATCATGGCAATAGTCGAGGACACCACTGAAAACAGGAATACCGTGCAAATGACATTTTCCCGCCTTGGTGTGTCCCTCGCACTCGCCTCGTCCATGGCCGCTCTGACTCCCTTCTCCGCCCAGGCGGAGTTCTGGGAACTGACGGGGGAGCGCATCTCGCACGATCCCACCCTGATCAAGGAGGGCAGCACCTGGTACGAGTTCCATACGGGGCAAGGCATCCAGGTCAGGCGCTCGGACAACGGCACCCAGTGGTACACGGTTCCGCAAATCTTCCTGAATCCGCCCTCCTGGTGGAGCAGCCATGTCCCCAATCAGACGCGCAATGACGTCTGGGCACCCGACGTGCAGCTCTACAATGGGCGGGTATGGTTGTACTATTCCATCTCCAGCTTTGGCTCCAACACCTCGGCCATTGGACTGGTTTCCGCCACCAGCGTGGGCGCGGGCAGTTGGCGGGACGACGGGCTGGTCATCCGGACCACCAGCGCCAACAACTACAACGCCATCGATCCGAACCTGGTGATTGACGCCTCGGGCAATCCCTGGCTTGCCTTTGGCTCCTTCTGGAGCGGCCTCAAGTTGACGCGGCTCGACAAGAACACCATGAAGCCCACCGGCTCTCTCTATTCCATTGCCTCCCGCGCCAATGGCATCGAAGGCGCCAGCATCACCTACCGCAATGGCTACTACTACCTGTTCGCCTCCATCGACGCCTGCTGCAGGGGAGTCGACAGCACGTACAAGATCGTCTACGGGCGCTCCACCAGCATCACCGGTCCCTACCTGGACAAGAATGGGGTGAGCATGATGAGTGGGGGCGGAACGGTGCTCGATGCCGGCAACACGGTCTGGAAGGGGCCGGGTGGACAGGACATCTACAACGACAACGTCATCGCCCGACACGCCTACGATGCCACCGACAACGGCGCGCCCAAGCTGCTCATCAATGATCTGCGCTGGGACTCCTCGGGTTGGCCTCAATACTGAGGCCCGCCCAGAAGGGAGGCGAGCAGGACGCTCACGGAGTCCCACCACGGAGTGCCAGCAGCCCGGAGTTGCTCTCGTTCACTCCCCCCACAGGAGGCGCAACGGCAACTCCAGCGCGCTGAAAGGTTCGGCACGAATGGTCTCCGAGCCCGAGTGCAGCGCACGCAACGAGTAGCGCCGGCCGTCGAGCTCGAGCTCCTCCAGGGTGCGCACCTCGGGGTCCACCAGCCACACGTGGCGGATGCCCTCGCGGGCGTAGAGGGGCAGGCGCTGGGCGCGCTCCTCGGCGTGGGAGAGCACCTCGCAGACCCAGTCCGGGGCGATCGCGATGCCGGAGGAGCTCCGGGGCAGGCGGGGCATGTGCTCGCGCCGCCAGCCCATCAGGTCCGGGGCGAGGAGGCTCTGGCCGAGGTGGATTTCCAACCCGGAGAGCAGGAGCCAGGAGCCGGGGATGCCACGGCCGGCACCGTAGGTGGAGATGAGCTCCGCGCCGAGCTGGGAGGTGGCATAGGCGTGGAGCGCGGCGGCGCGGGGGTTCACGGGGCGCACGGCCCTCGGGAGGGCCCCCGGCCGGCGGGAGGGATAGGCCTCGAGATGGGCGGTGACAGGGCTTCCGGGCATCAGGGCGGTCATGGGGCGCCACCATGCCCGGGGGGTCTGACATGGACCCCCTCCCGGGCTACGATCGTCGCTCCACGAGCCGGGCGAGCTGCTCCGTGACGGTGCCCCACCCATCGTAGAAGCCCATCTTCTCATGCAGGTTTCGATCGGCGTTGCTCTTGTGCATCACGTGGGCGACGTAGTCGGTGCCCAGCGGATGCTCGCGCAGGGTGATGATCGCGGTCATGAAGGGCTCCTCCGCGGGCCTCCATCCACCGACCAGGGAGTTCGTGAAGACGAGACGTTCGAGCTCGTCGATGGCGAGAAAGCAACCCCGCAGGTGCGGCGTGAAGTCGCCACCGTTCTCGCTGAGCAGGGTGACGAGGGAACCGCCGGGACGGAGTTCCATCTCCTGGACCCTGCATCGGGCGGGCGCGGGAACCCACCACTGCTCGAAGCTCGCGCGGTCCGTCCAGGCGCGCCAGACGGCCGACCGGGGCGCCTTGATGACTCGCGAGAGGGTCAGGTCGAGTTCTGGATTCAGCGAGGGGCTCATTCCGATCCTTCCTTCTTCTGGTGGGTGGTGACAAACAACTCGAGCCGGTCGGTACGGCCCTCCCAAAGGGAGCGCTGTTCGGCCAGCCATGTCTCGACAGCGGCGAATGGCTTCTTTTGAAGGGCGCATGTCCGCACGCGACCTTCCTTGCGCGTCTGGATCCATCCGCTCTCCTCGAGGAGATGGATGTGTTTCATGAAGGAGGGCAAAGCCATGTCGAAAGGCTCCGCCAGTTCGCTGATGCTCGCGGGTCCCTTGCCCAACCGCCCCAACACCGCTCGGCGAGTGGGGTCCGCCAGCGCCTGAAAAATGCCGTTCAGTTGCTCTGGATACTGATCCATGAAGCTAAGTATCACGGCATGAAAACTTAGCGCAAGGGCTAAGTAATCCGTCTCCGTCCCTCCTGCTCGCGGACTGGGAGGCGGCGGCCTGGCACTACGGGTCCGAGGTGCTCACCGGCATGGCCATCCAGGGTACGCTGCGCGGGCACTTGGAGCGCGACAAGGTCAGAGGAGGGAGTCTCATGAGTGAAGCGAGTGTTGTGACGGTGCCGGGCCTGACAAAGCGTGACTGGATCGCGGTGCAGGTGCTTTCCGCGGCCATCAGTCGCGGTGATCCGCTGGAGGACACCGAGAAGATGGTTCGGTGGGCCTACCGCGTGGCCGCCGTCATGATCAGGACTCAAGAGAAGATCGAGCGGGCCGAGGCGGCGCCGCTGTATGCGAGTGCCGATACACCCGAGGGACAGGCGGAGCTGGACCAGGCCAGGCGGACACGGGAGGACCTCCTGGGCGATTGATGTCTTCGGTCGTTGGCGAGCGGTGGATGGGGCAAAAGGGTTCCTCCTGCCCCATCCCTGGAGTCCGGCCCCACGCGTCCCCGCGCTCAGACCCTGGTGCCCAGATAGGCGTTCTGTACCTTTGGATTGGACAGGAGCGCTTGCGCCGAGTCCTCCAGGACGAGCCGGCCCACCTCCATCACGTAGCCCCGGTGGGCCAGCTTCAGGGCCGCGCGGGCATTCTGCTCGACCAGGACGATGGTGACGCCCGTCGTCTGGTTGATCTCCCGAAGGGTCTGGAAGATCGCCTTCACGAGCAGTGGCGCGAGCCCCAGCGAGGGCTCGTCGAGCAGGAGGATGCGCGGCCTGGCCATGAGCGCCCGCCCGATGGCGAGCATCTGCTGCTCGCCCCCCGAGAGCGTCCCCGCCAGTTGCGTGCCTCGCTTCTCCAGGACCGGGAAGAGCCGGTGGATCCACGCCAGCGTCTCGGCGATTCCGGGCTTGTCCGTCCGGGTGAAGGCACCGAGCATCAGGTTCTCGCGGACGGTGAGGGTGGCGAAGATGCGCCGCCCCTCCGGTGCCTGGGCGATGCCTCTCTTCACCAGCTCGTGCGCCGGGAGGGCGTGGATGGGCTTTCCCTCGAACCAGATCTCCCCCGCCGAGGGGCGGAGCAGACCACTGATGGCTCGCAGGGTGGTGGTCTTCCCCGCGCCATTGGCGCCAAGCAGGGTGACGATCTCTCCCCGCCGCACCGTGAGCCCGATGCCGTGGAGCGCCTCCACGTTCCCGTACTTCACCCTCAAGTCCTTCAGCTCCAGGAGCGGTTCGGCCATCGCTAGACCTCCTCCGTTCCCAGGTAGGCTTCGATCACCTTCGGATCCTTCCGGACGGCCGCGGGCGGCCCCTCGGCGATCTTCTCGCCATACTCCAGCACCACCAGGTGCTCGCAGGCTCGCATGACCAGGCTCATGTCGTGCTCGATGAGCAGGAGGGTGATTCCCCGCTGCTGGATCTTCCGGATCAGCTCGACGAGCTGGTCCGTCTCCTGCTCGTTCATGCCGCCCGCGGGCTCGTCGAGGATGAGCAGCCTGGGCTCTGTCGCCAGCGCCCGGGCGATCTCCAGGCGGCGCTGGTCCCCGTAGGACAGGTTCTTCGCCAGCTCCATCGCCCGGCCGTACAGCCCCACGAAGGCGAGCTCCTCCATCGTCCGGGCCACCGCCTCGCGCTCCTCGCGGACCTGTCCGGGCAGACGCAACAAGGCCGACAGGAGCCCGGCGCGGGTGCGGCAATGGCGTCCGGCGAGCACGTTCTCCACGGCGGAGAGCTGCTGGAAGAGGCGGATGTTCTGGAAGGTCCGGGCCACTCCCAGCGACACGATCTGATGGGGCCTCAGTCCCACCAGGGAGCGCTCCTTGAACCGGACCGTCCCGCGATCCACGCGGTAGTTGCCCGTGATGAGGTTGAAGGTCGTCGTCTTCCCCGCGCCGTTCGGGCCGATGAGCCCCACGACGGACCCCTCGGCGACCTCGAAGGAGACGTCGCGCACGGCGGTCAGCCCACCGAAAGCCTTCGTGATTCCCCGGACCTCGAGAAGGGCGCTCATGGCGCGGCCCGGGCCCGTTCGAGGTCGGACTTCTTGAAGCGCACGGTCCGCAAGGGCAACAGCCCCTGCGTGCGGAACACCATCAACACCATCATCACCAGACCAAAGACGAGCATTCGCGCCGAGGCGAAGCCGCGAAAGAGCTCCGGCAGTCCCACCACCAGGAAGGCGCCGAGGAGCACCCCGGGAATGGAGCCGGAGCCGCCGAGGATGACGATCAGGAAGAGGAGGACGGACTCCCAGAAGCTGAACGACTCCGGGGAGATGATCGTCATCTTCGCGGCGTAGAGGTTGCCGGCCATTCCCGCCCAGGCCGCCCCCAGGGCGAAGGCCAGGAGCTTGTAGCGGCCCGTGTTCACGCCACTGCCCTCGGCGGCCACCGGATCCTCCCGGAGGTAGTTGAGTGCCCGCCCGAACCGCGACTGCTCCAGCCGGTGGAAGAGGAAGACCGTGAGCGCCACGAAGGCCCAGATGAGATAGAAGAACTCATGCGGGCGGCGGATCTTCAGGCCGAAGAGGGTAGGGCGCGCGATGCCGAAGAGCCCGTTGGCCCCGCCCGTCAGGCCGAACACATCGTTCACCAGGGCGATGCGCACGATCTCCCCCAGCCCGATCGTCACGATGAGCAGGTAGTCCCCCCGCAGGTGGATGACGGGGCGGGCCACCAGCGCCGCGAAGAGCGCCGCCACCAGTCCGCTCACCGGCAGGGCCCACAGGGTGGGCAGGCCCAGCCGGGTGTTCAGGATCGCCGTGGTGTACGCGCCCACGGCGTAGAAGGCGGCATGGCCCATGTTGAAGAGCCCGGCGTCGCCCAGGATGATGTTCAGGCTCAAGGCCAGCAGGGCGTAGAGGCCCACGCTGTTGAGCACGTCCACCCAGTACGCGTCCAGGACGAGCGGGGCCCCGGCGAGCACGACGGTGAGGATCGCGTAGGACACGAGCAGGCCGCGGCTCATACCTTGTCCGCCACCCGCTCGCCCAGCAGTCCCGTGGGACGAACGATCAGGATGAAGATGAGCACGAGGAAGGACAGCGCGTCCTTCCACGCGAGGGAGAGGTAGGCCGCGCCCAGGGCCTCGATGACGCCCAGCAGCAGGCCGCCCACCATCGCACCGGGGATGTTGCCAATCCCCCCGAGGATGGCCGCGGTGAACGCCTTCATCCCGTAGAGCCAGCCCATCGTGAAGCTGACCTGCCCGTAGTAGAGCCCGACGAGCAGCCCGGCGGCGCCGCCCAGGGCGGGACCGATCAGGAACACGAGCAGGATGACCCGGTTCACGTCGATGCCCATGAGGCGGGCGGCTCCCTGGTCGATCGCGGCCGCCCGGATCGCGGTGCCGATCTTCGTCTTCTGCACGAAGAGGTAGAGGACCGCCATCATGACGACCGACGCCAACACGACGACGATCCGCATGAGGGGCACCTCGAGCCCGAGCACGTTCACCGTCGCTTGGGGAAGCAGGTCCTCCGGGTAGACGTGGACGCGGGCGCCGTAGAGGAGCATGAGCGCGTTCTGCAGGAAGATGGACGCGCCGAGCGCCGAGACGACGGCCGAGAGCCGGGGCGACTCCCGGAGGGGCCGGTACACCGCGCGCTCGAGGACGGCGCCGATGAGCGCGACGAGCCCCATGACCATCACGGCCAGGATGACCAGCCCCGCCACCATCCCCAGCCGGTCCTGGAGGAAGAAGGAGGTGAGCAGGGTCATCCCGAGATAGGCGCCGTACGTGAAGAGGTCGCCGTGGGCGAAGTTGATGAGCTTCATCACCCCGTAGACCATGGTGTAGCCGAGGGCGATGAGCGCGTAGATGCCCCCGACGGCCAGTCCGTTGGTGAGCTGCTGGAAGAAGTGCTCCATGTGGGTTGGCGCCGGGCGGCGTGCCTACTTCCGCAGCGCGAAGTCGCCCGTCTTCTCGACCTTGTACACGCGGTACAGCTCGCCGAGCCGATCACCCTTCGCGTTGAAGGAGATCTTCCCCGTGAGGCCCGGGAAGTCCTTGAGGCGCGTGGTGAGGTACTCGCGCAGCTTGTCCGCGTCCGTCGACTTCGTCTCCGCGATGGCCTTCGCCACGACGCGGAAGCCGTCACCCGCCAGCACGCCGTAGATGGAGCCCGGCGTCTCGTTGTACTTCTTCGTGTAGCTCGCCAGGTAGGCCTTGGCCTCGGGGGTGTCGAGATCCTTGGGCACCGGGGGCGAGAGGAACTGGAAGCCCTCCGCCGCGTCCTTGCCGGCGATCTTCACGAGGTCCGGGTTGTTGATGGCGTCCCCGCCGAGGAAGGGCACGTTCCACCCCATCCGCT
Above is a window of Cystobacter fuscus DNA encoding:
- a CDS encoding Uma2 family endonuclease, whose product is MTALMPGSPVTAHLEAYPSRRPGALPRAVRPVNPRAAALHAYATSQLGAELISTYGAGRGIPGSWLLLSGLEIHLGQSLLAPDLMGWRREHMPRLPRSSSGIAIAPDWVCEVLSHAEERAQRLPLYAREGIRHVWLVDPEVRTLEELELDGRRYSLRALHSGSETIRAEPFSALELPLRLLWGE
- a CDS encoding ABC transporter ATP-binding protein; this encodes MSALLEVRGITKAFGGLTAVRDVSFEVAEGSVVGLIGPNGAGKTTTFNLITGNYRVDRGTVRFKERSLVGLRPHQIVSLGVARTFQNIRLFQQLSAVENVLAGRHCRTRAGLLSALLRLPGQVREEREAVARTMEELAFVGLYGRAMELAKNLSYGDQRRLEIARALATEPRLLILDEPAGGMNEQETDQLVELIRKIQQRGITLLLIEHDMSLVMRACEHLVVLEYGEKIAEGPPAAVRKDPKVIEAYLGTEEV
- a CDS encoding glycoside hydrolase family 43 protein, giving the protein MTFSRLGVSLALASSMAALTPFSAQAEFWELTGERISHDPTLIKEGSTWYEFHTGQGIQVRRSDNGTQWYTVPQIFLNPPSWWSSHVPNQTRNDVWAPDVQLYNGRVWLYYSISSFGSNTSAIGLVSATSVGAGSWRDDGLVIRTTSANNYNAIDPNLVIDASGNPWLAFGSFWSGLKLTRLDKNTMKPTGSLYSIASRANGIEGASITYRNGYYYLFASIDACCRGVDSTYKIVYGRSTSITGPYLDKNGVSMMSGGGTVLDAGNTVWKGPGGQDIYNDNVIARHAYDATDNGAPKLLINDLRWDSSGWPQY
- a CDS encoding branched-chain amino acid ABC transporter permease — protein: MEHFFQQLTNGLAVGGIYALIALGYTMVYGVMKLINFAHGDLFTYGAYLGMTLLTSFFLQDRLGMVAGLVILAVMVMGLVALIGAVLERAVYRPLRESPRLSAVVSALGASIFLQNALMLLYGARVHVYPEDLLPQATVNVLGLEVPLMRIVVVLASVVMMAVLYLFVQKTKIGTAIRAAAIDQGAARLMGIDVNRVILLVFLIGPALGGAAGLLVGLYYGQVSFTMGWLYGMKAFTAAILGGIGNIPGAMVGGLLLGVIEALGAAYLSLAWKDALSFLVLIFILIVRPTGLLGERVADKV
- a CDS encoding SRPBCC family protein; the encoded protein is MSPSLNPELDLTLSRVIKAPRSAVWRAWTDRASFEQWWVPAPARCRVQEMELRPGGSLVTLLSENGGDFTPHLRGCFLAIDELERLVFTNSLVGGWRPAEEPFMTAIITLREHPLGTDYVAHVMHKSNADRNLHEKMGFYDGWGTVTEQLARLVERRS
- a CDS encoding ArsR/SmtB family transcription factor, with product MDQYPEQLNGIFQALADPTRRAVLGRLGKGPASISELAEPFDMALPSFMKHIHLLEESGWIQTRKEGRVRTCALQKKPFAAVETWLAEQRSLWEGRTDRLELFVTTHQKKEGSE
- a CDS encoding ABC transporter ATP-binding protein — protein: MAEPLLELKDLRVKYGNVEALHGIGLTVRRGEIVTLLGANGAGKTTTLRAISGLLRPSAGEIWFEGKPIHALPAHELVKRGIAQAPEGRRIFATLTVRENLMLGAFTRTDKPGIAETLAWIHRLFPVLEKRGTQLAGTLSGGEQQMLAIGRALMARPRILLLDEPSLGLAPLLVKAIFQTLREINQTTGVTIVLVEQNARAALKLAHRGYVMEVGRLVLEDSAQALLSNPKVQNAYLGTRV
- a CDS encoding branched-chain amino acid ABC transporter permease, which translates into the protein MSRGLLVSYAILTVVLAGAPLVLDAYWVDVLNSVGLYALLALSLNIILGDAGLFNMGHAAFYAVGAYTTAILNTRLGLPTLWALPVSGLVAALFAALVARPVIHLRGDYLLIVTIGLGEIVRIALVNDVFGLTGGANGLFGIARPTLFGLKIRRPHEFFYLIWAFVALTVFLFHRLEQSRFGRALNYLREDPVAAEGSGVNTGRYKLLAFALGAAWAGMAGNLYAAKMTIISPESFSFWESVLLFLIVILGGSGSIPGVLLGAFLVVGLPELFRGFASARMLVFGLVMMVLMVFRTQGLLPLRTVRFKKSDLERARAAP
- a CDS encoding TetR/AcrR family transcriptional regulator, encoding MASRAQRLPASARRAQLIDVGRAVFARRGYEGASVEEIAEMAKVSKPVIYEHFGGKEGLYAVIVDREMEYVVRRISEAIAQGSARERVEQGTLAFLTYVKDHPDGFAVLAHDTPITSARGGMSSLLNELAERVGHIFLTSFKAAGYEPKVAPIYAHALVGMVTFVGQWWRGVRKPPVEEVAAHISSLVWKGLRHLPKRPEIVSKQRK